The segment TTGTGGATGTCGTAGTATAAGCGGGCGTTGCTCTCCACCAGCTTCTGCTGCAAGAGGGAGCTATATCGGCTCCGGTGTTTGATGTGGAGGGCGGGCTTCTCTTCGACCGCGGTGGGAGACTCGGGGTTGTCGTTCCGGTAAACGATCAGGGGCGGTAAATCCGGCGTGATCGGTTTCGCCTTGGCTTTCGACCCGGCGAGGTTTCCGGCTTCATCTTCCTCGTCTGTTTCGGAGGCTTCCCCAGCGACTTGAACGCCAGCAGGGTTTCCAAAGGCAGCCCTAGTGGAGGCCAGACAATTGATTTCTTCCTCCGAGTCGGTCTCGGAGGCTTCCCCCTGGATGACGGTTTTGTACCTTGGAGAGATCATTTCTGGATCACCTTGAAAGAGGAGAGGAAGCACAGGTCAGAACTGGAGAGGCATCGCCCCAAGGAGGGGTCTTCCTGTTTTGGTACACGAGCCACAGGTAGAACATATTGGTaccagagaaacatagaagactgacggcaggaaaagacctcatggtccatctagtctgcccttatgccatttcctgtgttttattttaagatggatatacagtggtacctcgacttaggaacttaattcgttccgtgaccgggttcttaagtagaaacgtttgtaagaagaagcaatttttcccataggaatcaaatgtaaaagcaaataatgtgtgcgattggggaaaccacaggga is part of the Erythrolamprus reginae isolate rEryReg1 chromosome 11, rEryReg1.hap1, whole genome shotgun sequence genome and harbors:
- the BLOC1S3 gene encoding biogenesis of lysosome-related organelles complex 1 subunit 3, with product MISPRYKTVIQGEASETDSEEEINCLASTRAAFGNPAGVQVAGEASETDEEDEAGNLAGSKAKAKPITPDLPPLIVYRNDNPESPTAVEEKPALHIKHRSRYSSLLQQKLVESNARLYYDIHNAVRQVYQTATKEIGAITGQLSHSQNGIINASHNIRLVLDDLRSVADKIDIINSCSLLPDIPIEVPSAHT